A region of the Stieleria neptunia genome:
GATCGACGATTTCGTCACCGACGGCAGTGCCAACCCGAGTGAATTGACCGAGTCGGGAGGCTTGCTGTACTTTTCCGCCGATGAACCGGTGGGATCCGGTCGAGAGTTGTGGGTCAGCAATGGCACGCAAAGCGGAACGATGCGATTGATCGACTCGCAACCGGGCAGCGACGAGTACGGGGCACCGTTGGATGGTGACCCGCAAAACCTCACCGACATCGGCGGAACCTTGTTCTTCACAACGATCGACGGGACGGTGGACCGCGAGCTTTGGGCCAGCAATGGCACCGCCTTGACCACGCGCCCCATCGCCAACATCAATCCCGGCACGCAGTCGGCCGACGTCCAGCAATTCACGCCGGTCGGCGACCTGCTGTACTTCGTCGCCGATGATGGGATCAACGGCGAAGCGGTTTGGAGGGCTGACCCGACCAGCCAAACGGTCACCATGGTCGCCGACGTGACTGCTTCGTCCATCGACGCGGTTTCAGGGCTCGCCAAATTCGGCAGTGGTGTCGTGTTCTATAACTCGATCGCTGGCTCCGGCGGCGGGATGTATTACCACGACGGTTCCCAAACCACTCAATTCATGGCCGGAACGCCCGTTGCCGTCAATTTGGACGGCACGATGTTCGTCGAAAATCCCGCCGACAACCGCGTTTACTTTGTCACCAATGATGCGGCCAGCGGCGAAGAACTCTGGAGCAGTGACGGGACCCTGGCGGGAACCGCGATCGTCCAGGATTTGAACAGCGGAAACACCGGCAGCGAGCCGACCGAGCTGACGTCGTTCAAGGGACAGATCTACTTCGCTGCCGATGACGGCGTCGGCGGACGAGAACTGTTTTCGACAAGCGCCGGCGGAGGAATCCAACAGGTCCGAGACATCAATCCGGGCGCCATCGGGTCCGACCCGCAACAGTTGACGGTCAGCGGCGGCACGCTCTTCTTCGCCGCCGACGACGGCACCAACGGGCGAGAGTTGCAGACATCCGGCGGGACCCTGTTGGACATCAATCCGAACGGATCGTCCAACCCCGCCGAACTCACCGACATCGGCGGTACCCTTTACTTCGCAGCGGACAACGGTGTCGATGGCACGGAACCCTTCCTCTCCAACGGTACCGTCGCCACGCAAATTGCCAACGTCGGTCCGCTCAGCAGCAGTTCCAACCCCGACGGATTCACGGCATCCGACGGGCGTGTCTACTTTGCCGCCGAACAATCCAACCGCGGCGCACTGCTGGAAATCTTTTCCGGAATCAGCGGGACGCAGCTCGTCAATTTAACCGGTGCACCAAACTATCCCGATGCCCCCGACTCGATCGCGCTGCTCGACTCCTTCGAGATTCCGACCAATGTCGACAACAACTACGGGGCTCGTGTGCGGGCGTACTTGACCGTTCCCACGACAGGCGACTACACGTTTTGGATCGCCTCGGACGACCAAGGTTCCCTGCTGTTGAGCACGGATGACGATCCGGCCAACGCAGCTCAGATCGCTTCGGTCCCCGTCTGGACCAGCTCTCGGCAGTACGACAAATACCCCACCGACCAGCAGTCGGCGCCGATCCGCTTGGTCGCCGGACAGGTGTATTACATCGAAGCGTTGATGAAGGAAGGCTCCGGCGGCGACAACTTGTCGGTCGCCTGGTCCGGCCCCGGAATCCTGGGACCAACCGTGATCGGCGGACAGTATCTCACCCGCTTCGGCGTCGCACCCACCGACCTGGGGACCGGACGTGAATTGTGGAGCACCGACGGGACGCCCGCCGGCACGGAATTGGTCGCCGACCTCCAACCGGGGCTGCCAAGCAGCAACCCCGAACCCAAAGGTTCGACGGGGTTGAGATTGTTGCTCAGCGTGACCGATGACGGATCGGTCGGACGTGAGCCCTACAGTAGCGGAGGCACGCCGGCAAACACGTCGTTGATCGAAGACTTGAACCGGGACCTGCGATTCGGAAGCGATCCCGAAGGGTTCCATCCCTTTGGCGACGATTGGCTGTTCGTCGGCGATGACGGCCTGATCGGAAACGAACTGTATCGACTTGCCGCCGACGCACCGGTCGCCCCCGACGTGGAAGTCGCAGCACCGCCGGGCGTTGATCCGCCGGTCGGCCGGCAACAGCGCTCGATGGTCGATTCGATCAGTTTGGTCTTCGACGAAGAAGTCCTTGTCGCTGAGACGGCGATCGAGTTGACGAACCGGGACACGAACACAAAAGTCACGTCGCTGATCGTGAACGCCACATTCCGAGACGGCCGGACGATCGTGGAACTGACGTTCGGGCCCGGTCCATCGGTGGTCTCCCGTGATCCGTCCGGGACCACCGGGTTGCTCAATTCGCTGGCCGACGGGAACTATCAATTGACCGTGCCGGCGGACGCAATCCAATCGCTACAGACGGGATTGAGTTTGGACGGGGATTGGGTGCATGGTGAAAACGCAGCCGACCGATTCTTTCGATTCTATGGTGACAGCGACGGCGACCGGGATGTCGACGGCCACGACTATGGACGCTTCGGGCTGACGTTCCTTCAATCGGCACCGGGCATCTACAATCCAGATCTTGATTACGAAGGCGATGGAGACGTCGACGGTCAAGACTACGGCCGATTCGGTCTTCGTTTCATGCGTCGCCTCGACCATTCCTGACTGCTGCCGCGTCCCGACATTCACACCTGCCAGAGTCCGTGTTGAATGCCACCCTGAAAGAAAATGGCGCACTTCCCGTGACCGGGCAACTCCATCGGCGCAAGCGCGACCTGGCCCCCGGCCGCCTCGGCAGATGTCACCGCGGCATCAATGTCGTCGACCAGCACGTAAGGTCGGACGATGGGCGACTCGGATTCGTGCATCGGAGCCCGCACGCCGATCTTTCCCCCGCCCGCTAGCGTGGCCGTGCGTGCATTGCCAAGCGCCGGATCGCCCGTGCCGAACGTCACGCCATGGAGTTCGGAAAGCGTTGCGCACACGATGTCGACGTCCGGCGTCACGAACTCTAGATAGTGGACTTGCATTGTTTTTCTCGCTCAACTGAAATGGGTTTAAAAATGTAGAGAGAACCACCTGCCTCGGCGTCAGCAGCGTAGACGGCCTGCGGGAGACCGAATTCAGTGTAGATTGCACGGGCAACCCGAATCGATCGGTTGCACGTCGGGCGCAAGTTTACAACAGCCCGTCGCCACCGCTTCGTTCAGGATCGCAACGAGAACAGCATGAAGGATTCCGCAACGAACGCGCCGGCGGACGTTCATCGATTCTACAACGAGCTGCCGAACCGTTTCGTGGCTTGGGCCGCAGTCTGCTCGATCGGGCTGTTCGGTTTGATGCTGCTCTCAGCCGGCCTGCACCGCGGGTTGCGCAACGGACTCGCCGGGCTACCAGCCGATGAAACGTTGCTGATCATTATGGGCGTCGTCATTTCGTCCGGGGCCGGATTGTTGGTCCGGCATCTGGCCACCGCCCGTGTCACGTTGACGCCGACGCATCTGGTGGTCAGCCGCTGGGTCGGGTCGCGCCGTTTTGCCCTGAATGAAATCACGGGATTGGCGCGGTATCGCAAGACGGTCAAAACCAAATCGCGTCTGGGACCTGCAAAGCCTACCGCCGGCTGGTCCACGTTCACGGTTGAGGTGCTGATCCTCAGGCTACCGAATCGATGCACGGCCCAATTCACGCTTCCCGAGTTTTGCGGCAACGTCGAGCTGCTGGAACTGCTGCAAAACCGCACGGGACTCAATTTGAACGAGTTTGGCGATGAAGCAGCAAAGGCCAAGGCATGGCGGAACGGCATCGGCGGTTGAGCCCGCGTCAACGCGAGGCTTTCTCGCGATACTGCGGCGGTGCGTAGGCTTCGTAACTCGGGGCGTCGTACTGGGAACGCAGTTGGTCGTAGGTTTCGTGAAGCTGCTTGCGGACTTCGGCGTAGTTCTGATCGGAGTAAACGTTCCGCATCTCGGTGGGGTCGTTGACCAAATCGAACAGCTGCCACTCATCGGTCCACGGCAGGTAAAACAATTTGTGCGTGTGCGTTCGAACGCCGAAGTGTTGCGGGACGGCGTGTTCGCCGAGTTCGTAATACGCGTAATAGACCGAATCGCGAATCTGTTGATCGCTGTCCTTGAGCACCGGCATGATCGACGTCCCTTGAACTTCGTCGGGAGTGTCCATGCCGGCCATGTCCAGGAACGTGGGGGCGTAATCGATGTTTTGAATCAGTGCCGTCGGCTTGGCGCCCGGCTGGACCACGCCGGGCCAGCGGATCACAAACGGCATTGTGAACGATTCTTCGAACATCCATCGTTTGTCGAACCAGCCATGTTCGCCGAGATAAAACCCCTGGTCGGACGAATAGATCACGACGGTGTTGTCGGCCAACTGGTGATTGTCCAGGTAGTCTAGCAGTCGGCCCACGCTCTCGTCGACTGCCTTGACCGTTTCCAGATAGTTCTGCATGTAGCGTTGGTACTTCCAACGCACCAGTGCTTGATGATCGATCGTTCCGGCTTTGTAGTCGTCGATAAAGGCTTTGTTTTTTGGTGCGAAGTGGGCGTCCCATGTGGCCTTTTGCGACTCCGTCATGCGGTTGTATTCCGGGGTGCCGTACGACCGGAACTCCGGCAAGGTGACGCCCTGCATTTCTTCTTTGCGCAGCTTCAAATCATAGGCCCAGGTCATGTGCCGATCGATTTCCATTTCATTCTTGGGCAACGTTCGGCTGCGCGTGGCATAGTCGTCGAACAAGTTGCTCGGCTCGGGAATGGTGACCCCGTCCAGCGTGCCGAGGTGGCGCAGGGCGGGGGCAAACGTTCGGTGCGGTGCCTTGTGCTGGCACATCAGGAAGAACGGTTTGTCGGCATCGCGGCGGTCGAGCCACTGGATCGCTTTGTCGGTCGTGATGTCGGTGGCGTATCCGTCAAACCGTTTCTGTTTGCCGTCCATCGAGATGAAAACCGGATTGTAATAGCTGCCTTGCCCGGGCAAGATGTCCCAGTAGTCAAAGGCGACGGGGTCGGTTTTCAAGTGCCACTTCCCGATCACCGCGGTCTGGTAACCACCGCCGTGCAAGGACTTGGCGACGGTCCATTGAGACTGGTCGAACCCCGCGCCGGTGTTGCGCAAGAAACCATTCTTGTGGCTGTGTTTGCCGGACAGGATGCAAGCGCGTGACGGGCCACAGATGGAATTGGCGCAAAAGGAATTGCGAAACAGGGCGCCTTCGTTGGCGATGCGATCGATATTGGGCGTCGGCGCGACCTCCGCCAGCCGACCGCCGTAAGCCGAGATCGCGTTCAACGCATGGTCGTCGGAAAAGATGAACAAGATGTTCGGGCGATCGGCGGCCAGGGCGGGAGCGAGGGTTGCCAGGGTCAGGATTGCCAGGGAAAGGATTCGTCTCATGAAACAGCGTTCTTGTCGTCGGGGGTGTCGGGGTGGCGTGAACGGATGGGAAGGCGAACCACCAACGGGCATCGCATCGATTGGTCCATTTTTCGCTGCAACCAGTCTAACAACCGGCAAGCGATCGCGGACGCAGCTCCGCCGTTTGGAGATGGACGGCACGCAAAACGGACACAATCCTGACACGAACGAAGCGCAAGGGAGTGGATTGTCCACTTTTAGCGGAAGGGCGCGAGCGGGCTGTCGATTGAGTCGGAATCTGCTGATTCAATGGTGAGCCGCTGGCCGTCAGGCCTCGGGCAGCGCCGCAGTGCCCGGCCGCTGACGCGTCGCGGCTCACAAAAACGACAGCCCGCGAGCCGTCCGGTCGCGTTTCAAAAACACCGTGAAAGACCGGAGGGCTCGCGCCCTGCCGCTAACAATCGACACCCCGCTTGACGTCAAATTAGATGGCATGGGGCTGCGCCCTGCCGCTAAAACCTCATCAAACACAAGAAACCGATGCTTCACGCCGACCCGTTGGTGCCGCGAGCGGGCAACGATGTTGCGAAGGGCCGCTATTTTCCGATCCATCGGCCCACCTTTTTTGATCTTTCTTTGCCTGGTAACGTTGCGTCGGTCGGCGGCCGAACCAAACTCGTCCGCATCCTCTCAGCCAAGCGGTGGCTGAAGCGATCACCCATGCATTGAACAAGGAAAAGATGAAGAATGGACGCTGATAAAATCGATGGAATTGCCCGTGCAGTTGTGATTTCCGGGATCGGATTGGTCGCCTTGGTGCTCGCCGCCCAAAAGTTTCTGTTTTAAAGCTCTGGCGAGATCCGTTCGACCTGACGAAGCACATCGGCGAAGGGGATTTGTTCACAGACCCCAAAACTGGCGTGCCGGGACAGCCGCGACCGGATCATCTGCGGTGACGACAGTCCGCACAAAAAGCGTGCCCGTTGACGCGCGGTCGCAAAATGATCGGGATACTGCCGACAAACCTCGGCCAGCGCGGTTCGCACGCCGTCACCGATCTCGCGATGGGTGATCGCGGGAATCGTGTGGGGACCTTCGCCAAGGCAATGACTGCAGGCACCACACGCTGCGTCCATCGTCTCGCCAAAATGTTCGGCCAACAATCGCGATTGGCAACTCGCTGCGCTGGCGATTGCGAACACGTCTTCCAGCCTGGACACCTCCGACTGCTCACGACCGACCACTTTTTCGAAATACTGGTCGGCAATGACCTTGGGGTGCTCCAGCCGCCGTTTCCAACGGTAACCGTGAACCAGATCGCTGACGTTGACTTCGATCCAGTTTTGCGCCGCCATGAAGTCGATGGCTTTGACGATCCGTTGTCGATCTTGACCGAGCGCCTTGGCTGCGGTGACGGTATTGAGTGAAAACCACTTCCGCGCCTTGGTCAATTGTCCCAGCAATCCGGCCAGAAACTCTCGCCGTTCGCCGTCAAAGTTGTTCAAGATCGCGCGCGAGGTCACCAAGGGATGAATCTTGTACGAATCGTAGCGCGGCGACGTCGCTTGCAAGTAGCCGTCCAGTTCCAAGTACGTCAGCAACGTGCGAACGACAAGGATTCGGATATCGGTTTCGAACGACAGCTTGTAATGGGAGATAAAGAATTCGTCGGGTTGGCCGTGGCAAAAATCGATCATCCGTCCCACGCTGTGACGGCTGGGCGTGTCGCCATAGGTGAAATTCTCTAACACCACACGATCTTCGGGCAGCAACAACAGTTCGCAAATCGACCGCTCGCCGTCACGTCCGGCGCGTCCGATCTCTTGTGCGTAGGCCTCCAGTGATTTGGGCGGATTGTAGTGATAGACGTAGCGGATATTTGCTTTGTCGATCCCCATCCCAAAGGCGATCGTCGCGACGATGATGCCGTCGCCGGATGCCAAAAAATCTTGTTGGATCGTCGCCCGCGTCTCGGCGTCCATCCCGGCGTGGTACGCGGTCGCAGGGATGCCATCGTCGCTGAGTTGCTCGGCGATCGTTTCGGCCGTTTTTTGTTTCGAGACATAGACCAACGTGGCCCCACGTGGTCGCGACTCAATCCGCTGGCGGAGTGTTTCGTAGTGATCCGCCGCGGTGACAACGGTGCTTTTTAAATGCAAATTGGAGCGATGAAACGGGGTGCGGATCGCATCGTCGCGTTCAATGGCAAAGGCCTTGCGAATGTCCTCCAGCACCGCGGGCGTCGCCGTGGCGGTCAGCGCCAGGATACGATCGGCGTTGAGCGTGCCGGCCAACTCGGCCAGTTTCAAATAATCCGGGCGAAAATTGTGTCCCCATTGACTGATGCAGTGCGCTTCGTCGATCGCAAACAGCGAGACATCCAAGGATCCGACCGAGGCGAGAAATCGTTCGTTGAAAAATCGCTCCGGGGCGACGTACAGCAGGCGAATCGAACCGTCGCGGATTCCCCGCATCGCGTCGCGAAACTCTTGCTCTGTCAAGGAACTGTCCAGTCGAGCGGCGCGGATCCCACGTGCGGCCAAGGCGTCACACTGGTCCTTCATCAACGCGATCAGCGGCGAAACGACGACCGTCGTTCCGCTCAACATCTGGCTGGGCAATTGGTAACACAGACTCTTGCCGCCGCCGGTCGGAAACACCGCCGCGACATTCTTTCCGGCCAACAGACGCTCGATCACCGCCGCCTGCCCGCTGCGAAACTCGTCCAGCCCGAACCGGTCGCGCAGAATCTGACGTGCTTCCCGGGCCAACTCCGTTTCAGCCAATGTCATGGTCATTCCTTGTATACTGTGGCTACGGCTCAATCATCAACGCAGCATGCTTCCCACCCGATGCTAAGGTTTACCAACACCGCCATGAAATCAATCCCGCTACGTTCATTTTTCTGCTCACTGGCCGTGATCGTGCTGGCGTGTGGCTGGCTCGTCGAGGCGTCAGCCCAGCAGACGTCAGCCCAGCAGACGCCGCCCAACGTCGTGATCATTTTCATCGACGACATGGGCTATGCGGACATCGGCCCGTTCGGTGACACGGGCTATCCGACGCCGAATCTGGACCGCATGGCAGCCGAAGGTCGCAAGTTCACCGATTTCTGCGTCTCGTCCGCCGTCTGCAGCGCCTCACGCTCGGCCTTGATGACGGGGTGCTACCACAAACGTATCGGCATTTCCGGCGCACTGGGGCCAAAGTCAAACATCGGGCTGAACTTCAACGAGACGACGATTGCGGAAGTGTGCCGCAGCAAGGGGTATCGCACGGCGATTTACGGCAAATGGCATCTCGGACACCACCCCAAGTTCCTGCCCACCAACCACGGCTTCGACGAGTATTACGGGATTCCGTACAGCAATGACATGTGGCCGCTGCATCCGGCCACCGTCGCCAAGCGCCGCATCAATCCCAACGCGCCGAGTAATTGGGCCGAATTGCCGATGATCAAGGACACGAAAGTTGTCATCGACAGTATCCGACCGGAAGACCAACAGCAGATGACGAAGCAGTTCACCGAGCGGGCCGTCGAGTTCATCCGACGCGATTCCGATAAACCGTTTTTCCTCTACCTGCCACACCCGATGGTGCATGTCCCGTTGTTCGTCTCCGACGCGTTTCGCGGCAAGAGCGGACACGGTTTGTTCGGTGACGTGGTCATGGAAGTGGATTGGTCGGTCGGTCAAATCTTGGACGCGATCGAAGACATCGGCGTCCAACGCAACACCCTGGTCGTGTTCACCAGCGACAACGGACCCTGGCTTTCGTATGGGACGCATGCCGGGAAAGCGACGCCGCTGCGCGAGGGCAAGGGCACGATGTTTGAAGGCGGCTATCGCGAGCCGACGTTGATGTGGTGGAAAGGAAAGATCCCGGCGGGAACCACTTGCGATACCTTTGCCAGCACCATCGATTTGTTGCCCACGATCGCCGCACTGGCCGATGCCGAATTGCCCGACCACAAGATCGACGGCCACGACATCCGCCCCTTGATGTTCGGCCACAGCGATGCCAAGACGCCCCACGATTCGTTCGCATGTTTTTACAAAGGCGAATTGGAAGCGGTGCGGAATGAACGCTTCAAGTTGGTGTTTCCACACAAGTACCGCACACTCAACGGACACCCCGGTGGCACAGGCGGATTGCCGATCGCGTACCAGAACCAAATGGCCGAGCGGGCGTTGTACGATTTGGACAACGACATCGCTGAAACGACCGATGTCTCGGCCGAGTTCCCCGACGTCGTCGCCGAACTGGAAGCCGCAGCGGCCAGCTATCGCAACGAGATGGGGGACAAGTTGACGAAAACCAAGGGAACCGAAATCCGGCCGGCCGGGCGAATGGAACCGGGCGACGAAACGTTGCCGCTGGTTTGGTAACATGCTGGACCATCGACTTCAATCCAAACTCGTCGATCTCTGCCACCTGTTGATCGACCAACGTCGCGCCAGGGTCATCGTTCCGCCTTATGATGCGAGTTCGGGCTTCTGGTTCGGCGGCGGAAACATGGCGGTCGGACCCCAGGGCGATCTTTATTTGGTCGGCCGCTACCGCAATCACGGCGATTCAAGAACCGGGTTGGCTGCGGGCAGTCGCGGGCTGGAATTGGCGATCTTTCGATCGCGCGATCAAGGCCGATCATTTGAAAAAGTCGTGGGGATGGGCAAGCAAGAACTGTCTCCCGGCGAGACACCGGTGCTGTCGATCGAAGGCAGTGCGATCCGCTTTAGCCCAAACTCGGTCGAACTGTATGTTTCAACCGAAAAAGACCGAGTCGGTTATCCACCAGAGTTTCAACGGTTTCTGAAACCCGGCACCGGGGTGTGGTCGATCGATCGAATCGATGCCGACTCGGTTGAGGGCCTGAAAGACGCGGCGATCGTTCCGTGGCTGGTGTCGAAGGAACCGGAGACGATTCACGTCAAAGACCCGTTTCTGTATGAGACACCTACCGGCCCGTTGCTGCTGTTTTGCTCGCACCCCTTCAATTGGAGCTGTTCCAACACGGGATTCGTGCCGGCAGACGCCGCCGTCCCGCGGGACGATTCTGTCTCGTCTGAAACCTCCGGCGCCTCGACGCGCTGCGAATCGGCAACCTTCGACTTTTTTCCTCGCGGCAATGTCTGGGACGTCGCCATGACTCGCGGCACGGCGGTCATCGACGTGCCTGCACTCGGTGCGTTTCTCGGGCAGAACGTGCAATTGATGTTCTATGACGGCGGTGAATGCGTGCGCGATCACACGCAACACGCCGAATCGGTTGCCCGCCCCCGCGGCCATTCGTGCGAGGAACTCGGCGGTGCCGCTGTGTTCCTCGACCGACGTTGGCAACAACCGCAACGACTGTCTCGGTACGAGCCCTTGTTTGTCAGCCCGTTCGGTACGGGGTGCAGTCGCTATGTGGACGTCTTGGATCGCCCCGAGGGGATGTACGCCACCTGGCAGCAATCACAACCCGACGGTTCACAGCCGCTTGTGTTGCACTTCGTCCCCCGCAGCGAAATCGAGTCCGTGCTGGCATAGTTTTCTATATCAGCCCACCTTGCGACCGTCGGGTTGTAATGCCCATCATTCCGCCCTCCCATTGTTTTGCCCCCATCGTTTTGCCTTCCCATTTTTCTGCCCCACATTTTTCTGCCACTTCGCCCCCCATCCCGTCTGAAACTGGTCAAACCTTGCCGATCGTGACGATTGGCTTCAACGAGACAAATTCCTGACGGGCATCCGTCGATAAATCCACGACGCTTCCATCCGCTCGCCCTCTCAACAGTCACGGGATCGTCCATGCCATTCCTTCGCGGTAGCCTCGCGTTTCAAAGATTCAGTGTCACCGGTTTCGAAGCGGAACGCTTCGGCGACGAGCACATCGAGATCCTCTCCAAGCACGCTGCCGGCAAGTTTCAAACCGCCTCGGAGGAAAACGTCTCGGTCGGTTTTTTGGGTGGCGAACACTTGTTCGACCAGGATTTTGATCACAGCAAAAATCTGATCAACGAAGCCATTCACTTCTCCGCCCGATTTGACACCAACCAAATCCCGTCTGCCTACCGAGCCGCTTGGCTGCAAATGGAATTGGCCGGAATCGCCAAGGACAGCGAGACGGGCGTGGTCACCAAAGCCCAACGCAAAGAGGCCAAGGAGGCGGTGGAACAACGCTGTGAAACTGAAGCGGCGACCGGCAAGTATCGCAAAATGCAATCCTTTCCGATGCTTTGGGATTACGCCAACGAGCTGCTGTACTTCGGAGGCTCGGTGGGCACGGCCGGCCGACATTGTCTGGATTTGGTCGAGCGAGCCTTCGGTGTGGAACTCCGGCACTGGAGCGCGGGATCGTTGGCCGAACAATGGGGGATCGACAACGAATTGTACGGCGAAGTTGATGATCTGCAGCCGGTGAGTTTCGTTAGCGGCCAAACCATGGGCAGCCACAAATGGTCCAACGAGCATTCACAGTCACCCGATTTCCTGGGCAATGAGTTCTTGATGTGGCTTTGGTGGACACTGGAAAATCAAACCGACACGCTCACGCTGGCCGACGATTCCAAAGTCACCGTGATGCTGGCCAAGACGCTCAGCCTGGAATGCCCGCTGGGCGAATCAGGCAAGGAGAGCATCTCGGCGGAGAGCCCGGTCAAGCTGCCCGAAGCGATGCAGGCGATCCGCAGCGGCAAATTGCCCCGCAAAGCCGGCATGACGATTGTCCGCGACGATCGCCAGTTCGACCTGACGCTGCAAGCAGAATCGTTCGGGATCAGCGGCGCGAAAATCCATCTGGA
Encoded here:
- a CDS encoding exo-alpha-sialidase; the encoded protein is MLDHRLQSKLVDLCHLLIDQRRARVIVPPYDASSGFWFGGGNMAVGPQGDLYLVGRYRNHGDSRTGLAAGSRGLELAIFRSRDQGRSFEKVVGMGKQELSPGETPVLSIEGSAIRFSPNSVELYVSTEKDRVGYPPEFQRFLKPGTGVWSIDRIDADSVEGLKDAAIVPWLVSKEPETIHVKDPFLYETPTGPLLLFCSHPFNWSCSNTGFVPADAAVPRDDSVSSETSGASTRCESATFDFFPRGNVWDVAMTRGTAVIDVPALGAFLGQNVQLMFYDGGECVRDHTQHAESVARPRGHSCEELGGAAVFLDRRWQQPQRLSRYEPLFVSPFGTGCSRYVDVLDRPEGMYATWQQSQPDGSQPLVLHFVPRSEIESVLA